The following proteins come from a genomic window of Pseudomonas putida:
- a CDS encoding GNAT family N-acetyltransferase translates to MLPLALLPTTIDQAPLIRNLYQFYCYESSDWEQEDVEADGRFYIHEQHLQRYWQDDGWGAFLVLADGFIAGFVLVERSELPGIDAQELADLFILKKYRRQGIGQAVALQLLGGKGDWLLRCYAQDLAAVAFCNAVLASLPRPAQAIALGDEPDLLNFLVTGTRH, encoded by the coding sequence ATGCTCCCCCTCGCGCTGCTGCCAACCACCATCGACCAGGCTCCACTGATCCGCAATCTCTACCAGTTCTATTGCTACGAGTCCTCCGACTGGGAGCAGGAAGACGTCGAGGCGGATGGCCGCTTCTACATCCACGAGCAGCACCTGCAACGTTACTGGCAGGACGACGGCTGGGGCGCGTTTCTGGTGCTGGCAGACGGGTTCATCGCCGGCTTCGTGCTGGTCGAGCGCAGCGAACTGCCTGGCATCGATGCGCAGGAGCTTGCCGACCTGTTCATCTTGAAGAAGTACCGTCGCCAGGGCATCGGCCAGGCGGTGGCGTTGCAGTTGCTGGGGGGCAAGGGCGACTGGCTGCTGCGCTGCTACGCACAGGATCTGGCCGCCGTGGCTTTCTGCAATGCAGTGCTGGCGAGCCTGCCGCGGCCGGCGCAGGCTATCGCTTTGGGGGATGAGCCGGACTTGCTCAATTTTCTGGTGACTGGCACCCGCCATTGA
- the eutH gene encoding ethanolamine utilization protein EutH, producing the protein MESIGTYVIYVIMVCAVLGALASIYNPEGELGQEFIAGLHSIGPIFIPVAGIMAAIPYISAGISHVIAPLFQAIGADPGIAGPIFIASDMGGYQLAKALAQSQEGWILGLITGFQCGATIIFVIPVGLAMLRKADHKYMALGIMAGLLTIPLSIMIIAMTMQALGLSVRPDIATTGAATQALHFTWAMLLRNLMPLILFCIALAAALRYFPTLMVYLFLKLGQFMYIAVVLVLVASIVQYFTGLFSHLFGSWGFAPIIADADDQFRALEIAGYIGLMLCGAFPMVHLLKRFLARPIERVASRFGMSGVGAAGVLAASANILAMFRLVSEMPPKDKVLVIAFSVCAAFTFGDHMAFSANFQPSLILPLMIGKLSGGLIAMLLASWLAVPKAQELGRQDAAAGVCKGVAEPS; encoded by the coding sequence ATGGAAAGCATCGGCACCTATGTCATCTACGTCATCATGGTGTGCGCGGTACTGGGTGCCCTGGCATCCATCTACAACCCCGAAGGCGAACTGGGCCAGGAGTTCATCGCCGGCCTGCACAGCATCGGCCCCATCTTTATCCCGGTAGCCGGCATCATGGCGGCGATCCCGTACATTTCAGCTGGTATCAGTCATGTGATCGCGCCACTGTTCCAGGCCATCGGGGCCGACCCTGGCATCGCCGGTCCCATCTTCATCGCCTCGGACATGGGCGGCTACCAGTTAGCCAAAGCGCTGGCGCAAAGCCAGGAAGGCTGGATCCTAGGCCTGATCACCGGCTTTCAGTGCGGCGCCACCATCATCTTCGTCATTCCGGTCGGGTTGGCCATGCTGCGCAAGGCCGACCACAAGTACATGGCACTGGGGATCATGGCCGGGCTGCTGACCATTCCGCTGAGCATCATGATCATTGCCATGACCATGCAGGCGCTTGGCCTGAGCGTGCGTCCGGACATCGCTACCACTGGCGCCGCTACCCAGGCACTGCACTTCACCTGGGCAATGCTGCTGCGCAACCTGATGCCGTTGATCCTGTTTTGCATTGCCCTGGCAGCAGCATTGCGCTACTTCCCCACACTGATGGTGTACCTGTTCCTCAAGCTCGGCCAGTTCATGTACATCGCCGTGGTTCTGGTGCTGGTAGCGTCCATCGTGCAGTACTTCACCGGCCTGTTCAGCCACCTGTTCGGCAGCTGGGGTTTTGCGCCGATCATCGCCGATGCCGATGATCAGTTTCGCGCCTTGGAAATTGCTGGCTACATCGGCCTGATGCTGTGCGGGGCGTTCCCCATGGTGCACTTGCTCAAGCGCTTCCTGGCGCGGCCAATCGAACGGGTTGCCTCGCGCTTTGGCATGTCTGGTGTCGGTGCGGCCGGGGTATTGGCGGCCTCGGCGAATATCCTGGCCATGTTTCGCTTGGTCAGCGAAATGCCGCCCAAGGACAAGGTATTGGTGATCGCTTTCTCTGTGTGCGCCGCGTTCACCTTTGGCGACCACATGGCCTTCTCCGCCAACTTCCAGCCCTCGCTGATACTGCCGTTGATGATAGGCAAACTCAGTGGCGGCCTGATCGCCATGCTGCTGGCCAGTTGGCTGGCGGTGCCCAAGGCGCAGGAGTTGGGGCGTCAGGACGCTGCCGCAGGTGTCTGCAAGGGGGTGGCCGAGCCGTCCTGA
- a CDS encoding LysR family transcriptional regulator — MELRHLRYFKVLAETLNFTRAAELLHIAQPPLSRQISQLEDQLGTLLVVRERPLRLTEAGRFFYEQTCTVLQQLQNISDNTRRIGQGQRQWLGIGFAPSTLYTVLPELIRELRQDSELELGLNEMTTLQQVEALKSGRIDIGFGRIRIDDPVIHQQVLCEDPLVAVLPKGHPLAGSPLSLAQLAGEAFILYPANPRPSYADHVLALFAHHGMSIRVSQWANELQTAIGLVAVGVGVTLVPASVQQQHRPDIEYVGLLDSGAVSPIILSRRKGDVSPIVKRCLALIEQQAI; from the coding sequence ATGGAGCTGCGCCACCTGCGTTACTTCAAAGTCTTGGCCGAGACCTTGAACTTCACCCGCGCCGCCGAGCTGCTGCACATCGCCCAGCCACCACTGAGCCGGCAGATCAGCCAACTGGAGGACCAGCTCGGCACCCTGCTGGTGGTACGCGAACGTCCGCTGCGGCTGACCGAGGCCGGCCGTTTCTTCTACGAACAGACCTGCACCGTGCTGCAGCAGTTGCAGAACATCAGCGACAACACCCGCCGCATCGGCCAGGGCCAGCGCCAGTGGCTGGGCATCGGTTTTGCGCCCTCTACCCTGTACACCGTGCTGCCGGAGCTGATCCGCGAACTTCGCCAGGACAGCGAGCTGGAACTGGGCCTGAACGAGATGACCACACTGCAACAGGTGGAGGCGCTGAAAAGCGGGCGTATCGACATTGGCTTCGGGCGCATTCGCATCGACGACCCGGTGATTCACCAGCAGGTGCTGTGCGAGGACCCGCTGGTGGCCGTGCTGCCCAAGGGCCACCCCCTGGCGGGCAGCCCGCTCAGTCTGGCCCAGCTGGCTGGCGAAGCGTTCATCCTCTACCCGGCCAATCCCCGGCCCAGCTATGCCGACCACGTGCTGGCGCTGTTCGCCCACCACGGCATGAGCATTCGTGTCAGCCAGTGGGCCAACGAACTGCAGACCGCCATCGGCCTGGTAGCGGTTGGCGTCGGTGTGACCCTGGTGCCAGCATCGGTACAGCAGCAGCACCGTCCCGATATCGAGTATGTCGGCCTGCTTGATAGCGGCGCCGTCAGCCCCATCATCCTCAGCCGGCGCAAGGGTGATGTAAGCCCGATCGTGAAGCGGTGCCTGGCGTTGATCGAGCAACAGGCAATATGA
- a CDS encoding SDR family oxidoreductase, with amino-acid sequence MAGRLNGKVALITGGAGGCGLAASELFAVEGARVGIVDLPGSKGAEVARRLRDAGYQAIFAAADVSDAQQVKAAVAAVEEAFGHITVLMNHAGILSAMPFLETSEEEWDRIMAVNVKSMFLVTGAVLPGMLAAGGGSIVCTSSISAVVGTPMEVLYCTSKGATHMFARAIAVEFRDRGIRANAICPGFIATAHGLREIDMLRKHGVDVSEQAIAAAQGRLCQPSEVASAALFLASDDASFVNGAHLFADNGYTAL; translated from the coding sequence ATGGCTGGACGTCTTAACGGCAAGGTGGCGCTGATCACTGGCGGTGCGGGTGGCTGCGGGCTAGCCGCATCGGAGCTGTTCGCGGTAGAAGGGGCAAGGGTAGGCATTGTCGACCTGCCCGGCAGCAAGGGCGCCGAAGTTGCAAGGCGATTGCGTGATGCAGGTTACCAGGCCATCTTCGCCGCCGCCGATGTCTCGGACGCACAACAAGTGAAGGCCGCGGTGGCGGCCGTAGAAGAGGCCTTCGGCCACATCACCGTGCTGATGAACCACGCGGGCATCCTGTCGGCCATGCCCTTCCTGGAAACCAGTGAAGAAGAATGGGACCGGATCATGGCCGTGAACGTGAAGAGCATGTTCCTGGTCACCGGCGCGGTGTTGCCGGGCATGCTCGCGGCCGGCGGCGGCAGTATCGTCTGCACTTCATCCATCTCGGCAGTGGTGGGCACGCCGATGGAGGTGCTGTATTGCACCAGCAAGGGTGCCACCCATATGTTCGCCCGGGCTATCGCTGTGGAGTTTCGCGACCGAGGCATTCGCGCCAATGCCATCTGCCCGGGCTTCATCGCCACCGCCCACGGCCTGCGCGAGATCGATATGTTGCGCAAACATGGCGTGGACGTCAGCGAACAGGCCATCGCTGCCGCCCAGGGGCGCTTGTGCCAACCCTCGGAAGTCGCCAGCGCAGCCTTGTTCCTGGCCAGTGACGACGCCAGTTTCGTAAACGGTGCGCACCTGTTTGCCGACAATGGCTACACCGCCCTCTGA
- a CDS encoding LuxR family transcriptional regulator encodes MTQASPDTPLTLTMGALQQWHAALQRALAHGETPEALEYVAAAIGQLVQVESMMISLECQGRAPQLLYQQGIPERHRAAVLERYFSAGYLLDPFCLAVQSGLAEGFYHLQEIAPDNFFESDYYKAYYLGTGCSEDSYYIVDLSPGRKLSLSLFQGCSGKRLNAGQVDLLRALEPMVRELLGRYARHNLEPGAASTERGSLQAAFDSFGCQVLTDREREVAHMILRGHSVKSTALELGISPETVRMHRKNLYMKLEINSQSELFARFIDWLRGDQLEILSVTR; translated from the coding sequence ATGACCCAGGCCTCTCCCGACACCCCGCTTACCCTCACAATGGGCGCGCTGCAGCAGTGGCACGCGGCGTTGCAACGCGCCCTGGCCCATGGCGAAACCCCCGAGGCGCTGGAGTATGTGGCCGCTGCCATCGGCCAGTTGGTGCAGGTGGAGTCGATGATGATCAGCCTTGAGTGCCAGGGGCGGGCACCGCAGTTGCTGTACCAGCAAGGCATCCCCGAACGGCACCGGGCCGCCGTGCTGGAGCGCTATTTCAGTGCCGGCTACCTGCTGGACCCTTTCTGCCTTGCCGTGCAAAGCGGCCTGGCCGAAGGTTTCTACCACCTGCAGGAAATCGCCCCCGACAACTTCTTCGAAAGCGACTACTACAAGGCCTATTACCTGGGTACAGGTTGCAGTGAAGACAGCTACTACATCGTCGACCTCAGCCCAGGCCGCAAGCTGTCGCTGAGCCTGTTCCAAGGCTGCAGCGGCAAGCGCCTGAATGCCGGGCAGGTCGACCTGTTGCGTGCGCTGGAGCCGATGGTGCGCGAACTGCTGGGGCGTTATGCCCGGCACAACCTGGAACCGGGCGCTGCATCAACCGAGCGTGGCAGCCTGCAGGCAGCGTTCGACAGCTTTGGCTGCCAGGTGCTGACCGACCGCGAGCGGGAAGTGGCGCACATGATCTTGCGCGGGCACTCGGTGAAATCTACCGCGCTGGAGCTGGGTATCTCGCCGGAGACCGTGCGCATGCACCGCAAGAACCTGTACATGAAACTTGAGATCAACTCGCAATCGGAGTTGTTTGCACGATTTATCGACTGGTTACGCGGTGATCAGCTGGAAATCCTTAGCGTAACGCGGTGA
- the catA gene encoding catechol 1,2-dioxygenase — protein sequence MTVKISHTADIQAFFNQVAGLDHAEGKPRFKQIILRVLQDTARLIEDLEITEDEFWHAVDYLNRLGGRNEAGLLAAGLGIEHFLDLLQDAKDAEAGLGGGTPRTIEGPLYVAGAPLAQGEVRMDDGTDPGVVMFLQGQVFDANGKPLAGATVDLWHANTQGTYSYFDSTQSEFNLRRRIITDAEGRYRARSIVPSGYGCDPQGPTQECLDLLGRHGQRPAHVHFFISAPGHRHLTTQINFAGDKYLWDDFAYATRDGLIGELRFVEDAAAARDRGVQGERFAELSFDFRLQGAQSPDAEERSHRPRALQEG from the coding sequence ATGACCGTGAAAATTTCCCACACTGCCGACATTCAAGCCTTCTTCAACCAGGTGGCTGGCCTGGACCATGCCGAAGGAAAACCGCGCTTCAAGCAGATCATTCTGCGCGTGCTGCAGGACACCGCTCGGCTGATCGAAGACCTGGAAATCACCGAGGACGAGTTCTGGCACGCCGTCGACTACCTCAACCGCCTGGGCGGCCGTAATGAGGCGGGCCTGCTGGCTGCTGGCCTGGGCATCGAGCACTTCCTCGACCTGCTGCAGGATGCCAAGGATGCCGAAGCCGGCCTTGGCGGCGGCACCCCGCGCACCATCGAAGGCCCGTTGTACGTTGCCGGGGCGCCGCTGGCCCAGGGCGAAGTGCGCATGGACGACGGCACTGACCCAGGCGTGGTGATGTTCCTTCAGGGCCAGGTGTTCGATGCCAACGGCAAGCCGTTGGCCGGTGCCACCGTCGACCTGTGGCACGCCAACACCCAGGGCACCTATTCGTACTTCGATTCGACCCAGTCCGAGTTCAACCTGCGCCGGCGTATCATCACCGATGCCGAGGGCCGTTACCGCGCGCGCTCGATCGTGCCATCGGGGTATGGCTGCGACCCGCAAGGCCCAACCCAGGAATGCCTGGACCTGCTTGGCCGCCACGGCCAGCGCCCGGCGCACGTGCACTTCTTCATCTCGGCTCCAGGGCACCGACACCTGACCACGCAGATCAACTTTGCAGGCGACAAGTACCTGTGGGACGACTTTGCCTATGCCACCCGTGACGGGCTGATCGGCGAACTGCGTTTTGTCGAGGATGCCGCGGCGGCGCGCGACCGCGGCGTGCAAGGCGAGCGCTTTGCCGAGCTGTCGTTCGACTTCCGCTTGCAGGGTGCCCAGTCGCCTGACGCCGAAGAGCGAAGCCATCGGCCGCGGGCGTTGCAGGAGGGCTGA
- a CDS encoding aminotransferase yields the protein MATPSKAFAIAHDPLVDADKAHYMHGYHVFDEHREQGALNIVAGEGAYIRDTHGNRFLDAVGGMWCTNIGLGREEMAVAIADQVRQLAYSNPFSDMANDVAIELCQKLAQLAPGDLNHVFLTTGGSTAVDTAYRLIQYYQNCRGKPHKKHIIARYNAYHGSTTLTMSIGNKAADRVPEFDYHHDLIHHVSNPNPYRAPDDMDEAEFLDFLVAEFEDKILSLGADNVAAFFAEPIMGSGGVIIPPEGYFQRMWQLCQTYDILFVADEVVTSFGRLGTFFASEELFGVTPDIITTAKGLTSAYLPLGACIFSERIWQVIAEPGKGRCFTHGFTYSGHPVCCTAALKNIEIIEREQLLDHVKDVGGYLEQRLQSLRELPLVGDVRCMKLMACVEFVANKASKALFADEVNIGERIHSKAQGKGLLVRPIMHLNVMSPPLIITHAQVDEIVETLRQCIIETARELTALGLYQGR from the coding sequence ATGGCCACCCCAAGCAAAGCATTCGCCATTGCCCACGACCCGCTGGTGGACGCCGACAAGGCCCACTACATGCACGGCTACCATGTGTTCGACGAGCACCGCGAGCAAGGTGCATTGAACATCGTCGCCGGTGAGGGCGCCTACATTCGCGACACCCATGGCAACCGTTTCCTCGATGCCGTCGGCGGCATGTGGTGCACCAACATTGGCCTGGGCCGTGAGGAAATGGCCGTGGCCATCGCTGACCAGGTGCGCCAGCTGGCCTATTCCAACCCGTTCTCCGACATGGCCAACGACGTCGCCATCGAACTGTGCCAGAAGCTCGCGCAGCTGGCGCCGGGTGACTTGAACCATGTGTTCCTCACCACGGGCGGCTCGACCGCGGTCGATACGGCCTACCGGCTGATCCAGTACTACCAGAACTGCCGCGGCAAGCCGCACAAGAAGCACATCATCGCCCGTTACAACGCCTACCATGGCTCCACCACCCTGACCATGTCGATTGGCAACAAGGCCGCCGACCGGGTGCCGGAGTTCGATTACCACCACGACCTGATCCACCACGTCTCCAACCCCAACCCGTACCGCGCGCCAGACGACATGGACGAGGCGGAGTTCCTCGACTTTCTGGTAGCGGAGTTCGAGGACAAGATCCTTTCGCTGGGTGCCGACAACGTGGCGGCGTTCTTCGCCGAGCCGATCATGGGCTCGGGCGGGGTGATCATTCCGCCCGAGGGCTACTTCCAGCGCATGTGGCAGCTGTGCCAGACCTACGACATCCTGTTCGTCGCCGACGAAGTGGTGACCTCGTTCGGGCGTCTGGGCACCTTCTTCGCCAGCGAGGAACTGTTTGGCGTCACCCCAGACATCATCACCACCGCCAAAGGCCTGACCTCGGCGTACCTGCCGCTGGGCGCGTGTATTTTTTCCGAGCGCATCTGGCAAGTGATTGCCGAGCCGGGCAAGGGCCGTTGCTTCACCCACGGTTTCACCTACAGCGGCCACCCGGTGTGTTGCACGGCGGCGCTGAAGAACATCGAGATCATCGAGCGCGAGCAACTGCTCGATCATGTCAAGGACGTGGGGGGATACCTTGAGCAACGTTTGCAGAGCCTGCGCGAGCTGCCGCTGGTGGGGGATGTGCGCTGCATGAAGCTGATGGCCTGTGTCGAGTTCGTCGCCAACAAGGCCAGCAAGGCACTGTTCGCCGATGAGGTGAACATCGGCGAGCGGATCCACAGCAAGGCGCAGGGAAAAGGCTTGCTGGTGCGTCCGATCATGCACCTGAACGTGATGTCGCCTCCGTTGATCATCACCCATGCACAGGTGGACGAGATCGTCGAGACCCTGCGCCAGTGCATCATCGAAACCGCGCGTGAACTCACGGCACTTGGCCTGTACCAAGGCCGATGA
- a CDS encoding LuxR family transcriptional regulator codes for MTKDEANELAAVIEAIGSEQLGPALDAWLRSKLTFDMSCAYLFQFNQPALLVHNGYNRTVTERTLNAYVRGGYLLDPFYVACVNEHPAGLWRMSELAPDCFFSSGFAISKDIHPCVSSDYGTAVDEVGFIIPLRPRLAIVYSLMRNHGSGDFGAGEMDLLAAMSPLLASVFGQHCRLRYADILRAAPEGVVLEDAFVEILQGQLTETQRLIAKLLLQGHSNASIARQLNISDGTVKVHKHNIYQRLEISSNAELFRLFIDYLAKG; via the coding sequence ATGACAAAAGATGAGGCAAACGAGTTGGCAGCGGTGATCGAGGCGATCGGCAGCGAACAGCTGGGACCGGCGCTGGATGCGTGGCTGCGCAGCAAGCTGACGTTCGACATGAGTTGCGCCTACCTGTTCCAGTTCAATCAACCAGCACTGCTGGTGCATAACGGGTACAACCGTACGGTCACGGAGCGTACGTTGAACGCCTACGTGCGCGGCGGCTACCTGCTTGACCCGTTCTACGTTGCTTGCGTCAACGAGCACCCAGCCGGGCTATGGCGCATGAGCGAACTGGCACCTGACTGCTTCTTCTCTTCAGGGTTTGCCATTTCCAAGGACATCCACCCCTGCGTGTCGTCCGACTATGGGACGGCGGTGGATGAGGTGGGCTTCATCATTCCCCTTCGGCCCCGGTTGGCGATCGTCTATTCGCTGATGCGCAACCACGGCAGCGGGGATTTCGGTGCAGGAGAAATGGACCTGTTGGCTGCAATGTCGCCGCTGCTGGCTTCGGTTTTTGGTCAGCACTGTCGATTGCGTTACGCTGATATCCTGCGCGCAGCACCAGAGGGGGTGGTGCTGGAGGACGCCTTCGTAGAGATCTTGCAAGGGCAACTGACTGAAACGCAGCGCCTTATCGCCAAGTTGTTGTTACAGGGGCACAGCAATGCGTCGATTGCGCGGCAGCTGAATATTTCCGATGGGACGGTAAAGGTGCACAAGCACAACATCTATCAGCGCCTGGAAATTTCATCCAACGCCGAACTGTTTCGCCTGTTTATCGATTATCTGGCCAAGGGCTGA
- the catC gene encoding muconolactone Delta-isomerase — translation MLFHVKMTVKLPVDMDPAKAAQLKADEKELAQRLQREGTWRHLWRIAGHYANYSVFDVPSVEALHDTLMQLPLFPYMDIEVDGLCRHPSSIHSDDR, via the coding sequence ATGTTGTTCCACGTAAAGATGACCGTGAAGCTGCCGGTCGACATGGACCCGGCCAAGGCCGCCCAGCTCAAGGCTGATGAAAAGGAACTGGCCCAGCGCCTGCAGCGTGAAGGCACCTGGCGCCACCTGTGGCGCATTGCCGGGCATTACGCCAACTACAGCGTGTTCGATGTGCCCAGCGTCGAGGCGTTGCATGACACATTGATGCAGCTGCCGCTGTTTCCGTACATGGACATCGAGGTCGACGGCCTGTGTCGGCATCCCTCGTCTATTCACAGCGACGATCGCTGA
- a CDS encoding FAD-binding protein → MSTSSNNMHINEFGLEHAHWRNWAGNQSCIRTARGAPASEDELCSMVSQASSNGMNVRVAGSGHSFTPVALTNGLHLTLANMSGVRHIDHERKRVTAAAGTTINALGKTLRAAGLSMVNQGDIDSQSIAGALTTGTHGTGLTLGNLASSIVGMKLVQPNGEILVVDESTPDLLQAGRVSLGVLGIVSELTLQVTDSFNLHERIWREDFESVMEKHDELARKHRHFSFFWCPYEQSRHCYCLPDTAATSTSGRTTDVCEVKVMDITGHPIWESEFEKVAYSSDVYPIEYLPNFHELEYAVPLRHSKEALRAVRKLMLEDFPKAIYPIEYRFTAGDGAWMSPFFEQDSVTISVSGQPGTDYWDYLRAVDQILRSYGARPHWGKLHFLTGEDVSAIYPRAEDFRKLRRQLDPQGIYLSEHLSPLFR, encoded by the coding sequence GTGAGCACCTCTTCCAACAACATGCATATCAACGAATTCGGCCTTGAACACGCGCACTGGCGCAACTGGGCCGGTAACCAGTCCTGCATCCGTACAGCACGCGGGGCACCGGCCAGCGAGGACGAACTGTGCTCAATGGTCAGCCAGGCCAGCAGCAATGGCATGAACGTGCGCGTGGCCGGCTCGGGGCATTCCTTCACCCCAGTGGCACTGACCAATGGCCTGCACCTGACCCTGGCCAACATGAGCGGCGTACGCCATATCGACCACGAGAGGAAGCGCGTCACCGCTGCCGCCGGCACCACCATCAATGCCTTGGGCAAGACATTGCGTGCCGCCGGGTTATCAATGGTCAACCAGGGCGACATCGACAGCCAGTCGATTGCAGGCGCATTGACTACCGGTACCCACGGCACCGGTCTGACCCTCGGCAACCTGGCCTCGTCGATTGTCGGCATGAAGCTGGTGCAACCCAATGGCGAAATACTCGTGGTCGACGAAAGCACCCCTGACCTGCTACAAGCGGGTCGGGTGTCGCTGGGCGTACTGGGCATTGTTTCCGAACTGACCTTGCAGGTGACCGACAGCTTCAACCTGCACGAGCGCATCTGGCGCGAAGACTTCGAAAGCGTGATGGAAAAGCACGACGAACTGGCACGCAAACACCGCCACTTCAGCTTCTTCTGGTGCCCCTACGAGCAAAGCCGGCATTGCTATTGCCTACCCGATACCGCCGCCACCTCTACAAGCGGGCGCACCACCGATGTCTGCGAAGTGAAGGTCATGGACATCACCGGCCACCCGATCTGGGAAAGCGAGTTCGAGAAAGTGGCCTACAGCTCGGATGTGTACCCGATCGAGTACCTGCCCAACTTTCACGAGCTGGAATACGCTGTGCCGTTGCGCCACAGCAAGGAAGCGTTGCGGGCCGTGCGCAAGCTGATGCTGGAGGACTTCCCCAAGGCCATCTACCCCATCGAGTACCGCTTTACTGCCGGTGACGGGGCGTGGATGAGCCCATTCTTCGAGCAGGACAGCGTGACCATTTCAGTGTCCGGCCAGCCGGGTACCGACTACTGGGACTATCTGCGGGCGGTGGATCAGATCCTGCGTTCCTATGGCGCCAGACCGCACTGGGGCAAGCTGCATTTCCTGACGGGTGAAGATGTGAGTGCAATATACCCGCGTGCCGAGGACTTCCGTAAGCTGCGCCGCCAGCTCGATCCGCAAGGGATCTACCTCAGCGAGCACCTGAGTCCGCTGTTCAGGTGA
- a CDS encoding muconate cycloisomerase translates to MTSALIEHIEAIIVDLPTIRPHKLAMHTMQQQTLVVLRLRCSDGVEGIGEATTIGGLAYGYESPEGIKANIDTYLAPALIGLPADNINAAMLKLDKLAKGNTFAKSGIESALLDAHGKRLGLPVSELLGGRVRDSLEVAWTLASGDTARDIAEAQHMLEIRRHRVFKLKIGANPVAQDLKHVIAIKRELGDSASVRVDVNQYWDESQAIRACQVLGDNGIDLIEQPISRINRGGQVRLNQRSPAPIMADESIESVEDAFSLAADGAASIFALKIAKNGGPRAVLRTAQIAEAAGIALYGGTMLEGSIGTLASAHAFLTLRQLTWGTELFGPLLLTEEIVNEPPQYRDFQLHIPYTQGLGLTLDEQRLARFARR, encoded by the coding sequence ATGACAAGCGCGCTGATTGAACACATAGAGGCAATTATCGTCGACCTGCCGACCATTCGCCCGCACAAGCTGGCGATGCACACCATGCAGCAGCAGACCCTGGTGGTATTGCGCCTGCGCTGCAGCGATGGCGTGGAAGGCATCGGCGAAGCCACCACCATCGGTGGTCTGGCTTATGGCTACGAAAGCCCCGAAGGCATCAAGGCCAATATCGACACGTACCTCGCCCCGGCGCTGATCGGCCTGCCAGCAGACAACATCAATGCCGCCATGCTCAAGCTGGACAAGCTGGCCAAGGGCAATACCTTCGCCAAGTCTGGCATCGAAAGCGCCTTGCTCGACGCCCACGGCAAACGCCTGGGTCTGCCGGTCAGCGAACTGCTGGGGGGCCGCGTGCGTGACAGCCTGGAGGTGGCCTGGACCCTGGCCAGCGGCGACACCGCCCGCGACATCGCCGAAGCACAGCACATGCTGGAAATTCGCCGGCACCGCGTGTTCAAGCTGAAAATCGGCGCCAACCCGGTGGCGCAGGACCTCAAGCATGTGATCGCGATCAAGCGCGAGCTGGGTGACAGCGCCAGCGTGCGGGTCGACGTCAATCAGTACTGGGACGAGTCCCAGGCCATCCGCGCCTGCCAGGTATTGGGCGACAATGGTATCGACCTGATCGAGCAGCCGATTTCGCGCATCAACCGCGGTGGCCAGGTGCGCCTGAACCAGCGCAGCCCGGCACCGATCATGGCCGATGAGTCGATCGAAAGCGTCGAGGACGCCTTCAGCCTGGCCGCCGACGGCGCCGCCAGCATCTTCGCCCTGAAAATCGCCAAGAATGGCGGCCCGCGCGCGGTGCTGCGCACTGCACAGATCGCCGAAGCTGCCGGCATCGCCTTGTACGGCGGCACCATGCTCGAAGGTTCGATCGGCACCCTGGCGTCGGCCCATGCATTCCTCACCCTGCGCCAGCTCACCTGGGGTACGGAGCTGTTCGGGCCGCTGCTGCTGACCGAGGAAATTGTCAACGAGCCGCCGCAGTACCGCGACTTCCAGCTGCACATCCCCTATACCCAAGGCCTTGGCCTGACTTTGGACGAACAGCGCCTGGCGCGTTTCGCCCGTCGCTGA